From Anopheles arabiensis isolate DONGOLA chromosome 3, AaraD3, whole genome shotgun sequence, a single genomic window includes:
- the LOC120903155 gene encoding hexamerin-1.1-like yields MQRPGCWLVVLGTVLSFCHGTYVPITQAKVDGLPVKYADKEFLVKQKFFFEILRHLHQPIAFEEYLPYTSRWVTDPSKYTNYTEVAEFIQTYEQGVLKKGQIFTIYNYWYAKETVQLYRFFENAIDWDTYYKNVVWARANLNEGMFLSALTLSVLHRKDLQGIVLPAIYEIHPHLFFDGDMFQDATNKRALDPNYGFYANKRNNLALANYTAWFATQFYGEGSLSYFTEDVGLNSYYYYFMMDYAPFLGGDKLGLKNDRRGELYLYMYQQLLARYYLERSSNGLGPIQELTWEAPISTGYYSMLRYWNGVPFRSREANFLWRPYDPIKLNGLKAYEERVRQAIDLGYVVTRDGQRISLRQPEAIDIVGNLVSGSVDSVNVDYYKMIETSARMILAQGDYYGSPSEVWPGVLMHYETSMRDPVFYQFYQRLLGFYSDFKSYLPPYTVDELQFKGVEIKGVSVEKLFTYFEPFDVDISNGLGFNYGGEHSTWNFSVYARKQRLNHKPFSYVLNISSQYAGKGVVRMYMGPKMHSLSQLQYMKKLFVEMDQYMVDLVVGDNQIKRNTRDFYYDIRDRTTYSELYMRIMKAYKGEEPFVLDMSEVHCGWPDRLLLPKGQPNGYPLSFFFIITPYYPPNVPQFSTFDATYTCGTGSGSKYIDALPFGFPFDREINFSNFATKNMHFTDVLVYHVDGNQTNESH; encoded by the exons ATGCAGCGGCCGGGTTGCTGGTTGGTGGTTCTTGGAACCGTGCTGTCGTTCTGCCACGGTACCTATGTACCGATAACGCAAGCCAAGGTGGACGGATTGCCGGTCAAATATG CTGATAAAGAGTTTCTAGTGAAGCAAAAGTTCTTCTTCGAGATTTTGCGCCATCTGCATCAACCGATCGCGTTCGAAGAATATCTTCCATACACGTCACGGTGGGTTACGGATCCGAGCAAGTATACG AATTATACCGAAGTGGCTGAGTTTATACAGACGTACGAGCAGGGCGTGCTGAAAAAGGGACAAATCTTCACCATTTACAACTACTGGTACGCTAAGGAGACAGTGCAGCTGTACCGATTTTTCGAGAATGCGATCGACTGGGATACGTACTACAAGAACGTGGTCTGGGCGCGTGCCAACCTCAACGAGGGTATGTTCCTTAGTGCACTGACCCTTTCCGTGCTGCACCGCAAAGACCTGCAGGGTATCGTACTGCCAGCCATTTACGAAATTCATCCGCACCTGTTCTTCGACGGCGATATGTTCCAAGACGCTACGAATAAGCGCGCACTTGACCCGAACTACGGGTTCTACGCCAACAAGCGCAACAATCTTGCACTGGCGAACTACACCGCATGGTTTGCAACGCAGTTTTACGGCGAAGGATCGCTGTCCTACTTTACGGAGGATGTAGGTTTGAACTCCTACTACTATTACTTCATGATGGACTACGCGCCATTCCTGGGTGGTGATAAGCTCGGCTTAAAGAATGACCGCAGAGGCGAGCTGTATCTGTACATGTATCAGCAGCTGCTCGCACGGTACTATCTTGAGCGTAGCTCGAATGGTTTGGGACCGATTCAGGAGCTAACCTGGGAGGCACCGATCAGCACCGGGTACTACTCTATGCTACGCTACTGGAACGGTGTTCCATTCCGTTCACGTGAAGCCAACTTCCTGTGGCGCCCGTACGATCCGATCAAGCTGAATGGACTGAAGGCGTATGAGGAGCGCGTACGGCAAGCGATCGATCTTGGGTATGTGGTAACGCGCGACGGACAGCGGATCAGCTTACGCCAACCGGAAGCGATCGATATTGTGGGCAATCTTGTGAGCGGCAGCGTTGATAGTGTGAATGTGGACTACTACAAGATGATCGAGACGTCGGCACGGATGATACTGGCCCAGGGAGACTACTACGGGTCGCCGAGCGAGGTTTGGCCCGGTGTACTAATGCACTACGAAACTTCGATGCGTGATCCCGTGTTCTATCAGTTCTATCAGCGACTGTTGGGTTTTTACTCGGACTTTAAAAGCTATCTACCACCGTACACCGTCGATGAGCTCCAGTTCAAGGGTGTTGAGATAAAGGGCGTTTCGGTGGAGAAACTGTTCACCTACTTTGAACCGTTCGATGTGGATATTAGCAATGGGCTTGGATTCAACTACGGTGGTGAGCATTCGACGTGGAACTTTAGCGTGTACGCGAGAAAGCAACGCTTGAACCATAAACCGTTCAGCTACGTGCTGAACATTAGCTCCCAATACGCCGGAAAGGGTGTGGTGCGGATGTACATGGGACCGAAGATGCACTCCCTCAGCCAGCTCCAGTACATGAAGAAGTTGTTCGTTGAAATGGACCAGTATATGGTGGATCTGGTGGTGGGTGATAATCAGATCAAGCGAAATACGCGCGACTTCTACTACGACATTCGGGACCGGACGACGTACTCCGAGCTGTACATGCGCATCATGAAAGCGTACAAGGGCGAGGAACCGTTCGTGCTCGACATGTCAGAGGTACACTGCGGTTGGCCcgatcggctgctgctgcccaaggGTCAACCGAATGGGTATCCGTTGagcttcttcttcatcatcacaCCTTACTACCCGCCAAACGTACCACAGTTTTCGACCTTTGATGCAACGTACACGTGCGGCACCGGGTCGGGCTCGAAGTACATTGATGCACTACCATTCGGGTTTCCGTTTGATCGTGAGATTAACTTTAGCAATTTTGCTACGAAAAATATGCACTTTACTGATGTGCTGGTGTATCACGTCGATGGAAATCAAACGAACGAatcacattga
- the LOC120901135 gene encoding anionic trypsin-1-like: MTVHIVMITLYGGSTSQTSGGVVFFASKVIIHPYYNPETHDNDAGIVQIKNSFQGYKNIAPIALQDAEVPSNTTCYAAGWGYNNYDRKTSPDNLQYATLQVISPQQCSAAWSSYATPQFICAQQNNNGDVCNGDSGGPFVCNDKLTGATSYGGVACRGKLPSAFTKVFAPAIREFIRSIAGI, encoded by the exons atgactgtccatatagttaTG ATCACGTTGTACGGAGGAAGTACGTCGCAGACTAGTGGTGGTGTCGTGTTTTTCGCTAGCAAAGTCATAATCCATCCGTACTACAACCCAGAAACACATGATAATGATGCGGGTATAGTTCAAATCAAAAATTCCTTCCAAGGATACAAAAATATTGCTCCAATTGCTCTCCAAGATGCGGAAGTTCCTAGTAACACTACCTGCTACGCGGCAGGATGGGGTTATAACAACTATGACCGAAAAACCTCTCCAGACAATCTGCAATATGCCACTCTGCAAGTAATTTCACCGCAGCAATGCTCAGCAGCATGGAGTAGCTATGCTACACCACA ATTTATTTGTGcccagcaaaacaataatggTGATGTATGCAACGGTGATAGTGGAGGACCATTCGTTTGTAACGACAAGCTAACGGGTGCCACCTCGTATGGTGGTGTAGCTTGCCGTGGCAAGTTACCTTCTGCGTTTACGAAAGTTTTTGCTCCAGCCATTCGCGAATTCATTCGTAGCATTGCGGGAATTTAA